One window of the Cryptomeria japonica chromosome 7, Sugi_1.0, whole genome shotgun sequence genome contains the following:
- the LOC131065730 gene encoding LOW QUALITY PROTEIN: amino acid transporter AVT6E (The sequence of the model RefSeq protein was modified relative to this genomic sequence to represent the inferred CDS: deleted 1 base in 1 codon) produces MGNPAKHSFIELQMQDISLESSDGYLSSKSRLTEENGNDNDVLPLLPSESETDREKKLSRESGIPSAVFNLATSVIGAGIMALPATMKVLGLPLGFTLIILMGFVSEISIEILVNLSVVLKASTYGEAVQSTCGHVARVVLEVCIIVNNAGILIVYLIIMGDVMSGSSQHKGIFDEWIGRQGWWGNRRLIVLITMLSVLAPLCSLKKIDSLKFTSAASVALAVVFVAVSSIVALIKLVEGKIERPRLLPNVGSRRAILDLLVVIPIMTNAYICHFNIHPIYNELQGRTPAKMNKVGRITTVLCILVYASTAISGYLLFGEATESDVLTNFDKDLGIAFSSILDNIIRVGYILHLLLVFPVIHFSLRQTMDCLVFKGSKPLSVSRNRFFIMTTATLAFLYLGSTVVPNIWVAFQFTGATTGLSLGFIFPSLIALRSNQQERRLGLGNRMLSWTMLAMALVVSIIGVVGNVFNLTVKND; encoded by the exons ATGGGTAACCCAGCAAAGCACTCATTcattgagctgcaaatgcaagacaTTTCCCTTGAAAGTTCTGATGGGTATTTGTCCTCAAAGTCACGGCTTACAGAAGAGAATGGGAATGATAATGACGTTCTCCCTCTTCTGCCATCGGAATCAGAAACAGACAGAGAAAAGAAGTTGTCCAGGGAATCTGGCATTCCAAGTGCAGTATTTAATCTGGCAACGAGCGTAATCGGCGCAGGGATCATGGCGTTACCTGCCACCATGAAAGTTCTGGGGCTTCCGTTGGGTTTTACCTTAATAATATTGATGGGTTTTGTGTCAGAGATAAGCATTGAGATTTTGGTTAACCTTTCTGTTGTGCTCAAGGCTTCCACCTATGGAGAAGCTGTTCAATCCACTTGTGGGCATGTTGCCAGAGTGGTATTAGAGGTTTGTATAATTGTGAACAATGCAGGCATACTGATTGTGTATTTGATTATTATGGGAGATGTCATGTCAGGGTCTTCACAGCACAAGGGGATTTTCGACGAATGGATCGGTAGGCAAGGGTGGTGG GGTAACAGGAGACTTATAGTTTTAATTACCATGCTCTCTGTTTTGGCTCCTCTCTGTTCTCTTAAGAAGATAGACTCACTGAAATTCACATCAGCTGCATCTGTGGCTCTTGCAGTTGTTTTTGTTGCTGTGTCTTCAATTGTTGCCCTCATCAAGCTTGTAGAGGGTAAGATTGAGAGACCTCGGTTGCTTCCCAATGTTGGATCCAGAAGAGCAATTTTGGATCTTCTTGTGGTCATCCCAATCATGACCAATGCATACATTTGTCACTTCAATATACACCCTATTTACAACGAGTTGCAGGGCAGAACCCCAGCGAAAATGAATAAGGTTGGGAGGATCACTACTGTACTATGTATATTGGTCTATGCATCTACAGCAATTTCAGGTTATCTTCTGTTTGGGGAGGCCACAGAATCAGACGTCCTAACAAATTTTGACAAAGACCTTGGAATTGCATTCAGTTCTATCCTTGATAACATTATCAGGGTTGGATATATTCTTCATTTGCTGCTTGTTTTTCCTGTGATCCATTTTTCGCTTCGGCAAACAATGGACTGTCTAGTTTTTAAAGGATCAAAACCTCTTTCGGTGAGCAGAAACCGTTTTTTTATTATGACTACGGCTACTTTGGCTTTTCTTTATCTTGGATCTACAGTAGTTCCGAACATCTGGGTTGCGTTTCAGTTTACAGGAGCAACCACGGGCCTCTCTTTGggttttatatttccatctttgataGCTCTGAGATCCAACCAACAAGAGAGAAGGTTGGGTTTAGGAAACAGGATGCTGTCATGGACGATGCTTGCAATGGCATTGGTTGTAAGTATCATAGGAGTTGTTGGAAATGTGTTCAATCTTACAGTGAAAAATGACTGA